GAGGCGACGTGGTGCCGGTCGCCGATCGTGGCGTGCAGCCGCGCGGCGTACGCGGAGAGCGGCACGTGCAGATCCGTCGTCATGCCCCCACTCTGCCCGTCGGCCCGGCTCACGACCACAGCTCGAACGGTTCGTCGATCTCCTCGCCGGCGAGGAGAGGGGTAATCAGCCGGGGAAGCTGCCCGGGGTAGAACCGTTCCTGGCTGGCAACCACCTCCGGCAGCGGCCACCAGCGGAAGCCGAAGTAGTCCTCCCGCTCGTAGTCGAGCCGGTGCGCCTCGTCCACGTCCGGGCCGGGGCCTGCCAGGCGTACGGTGACGACCACCTCGTCCTGGACGTGCCGCAACTGGCGGTGCAGGAAGCTCGCCCGCCGCCGCCAGGTCGGCGCGCCCACCTGGTCGGCGGTGACCACGATGCCGGTCTCCTCACGTAGCTCCCGCACCGCCGTGTCGCGATAGGTCTCCCCGGCATCCATGCCGCCGCCCGGCAACTCCCACCAGGTGCCCAGCCGGGGATGGTCCGGGTCGCGGGTGTGGAACAGCAACACCCGGTCCATGCCGTCGGTGACCACCACCCGGACCGCGCGCCGCTCCAGGATCGGCAGGTCGCGGGGCAGCTCAGGCATCGGTCCGCCGGAGCCCGGCGCCGACGATCTCGGTGTGACCCAGCCGTACCGGGGTGCCACCGCGCAGCGAGTTGGGGATCTCGGCGATCGAGTCAACCCGCTCGACCAGGGCGCGGAGCACCTCCGGTGGGGCGTCGCCCTCAACCCGGACGTCGTAGGCAACCTCGGTGGACACCGCCGGGTCACCGGTGAAGTCGCCACGCACCGTCACCTCCACGCGGTGCAGGTCGAGGCCGGCCGCCCGCGCCTCGCGGAACAGGTCGTTGGAGACGCAGCCGGCAACCGCGAGAAAGAGCAGTTGCCCGCCGTTGAACCCGAGCCCGCCGCCGCCGGCGTCCGCCGGCCGGTCCACCACCAGGGTGTACGCCCCGGCGGACCCGAGCGCCGTCGCCGTTCCGGGCAGACTCCTGGTGCGCACCTCGATGGTCATCGCACCAGTCTGCCCCAGCAACGCCCACGCGGACGGCTGGCACGGCGGCGGGTAGGCTGCCCGCCGTGGCTGGTCTGTTGAGGAATGTCGCGGCTCGCATCTCCCGGGTGGGTGCGGTGATCCCGTCGCCCCGGCGCACCGGGCCGGCCCCCGCGCAGGTGGCCCGCCGCCGTCAGGTGAGCGCGTTGCAGCGTCGGGAGCTGACCTACGCGCCGGAGCGCGACGGCCAAGCGGACCCCGGCGAAATCGTCTGGACGTGGGTGCCGTACGAGGACGACCCCCGGCAGGGCAAGGACCGGCCGGTGCTGGTCGTCGGGCGGCACAGCCGCACGCTGTTCGGGCTGATGCTGTCGAGTCAGAGCGAGCGGGACGGGCAGCGGCACTGGTTCGCGCTCGGGCCGGGTGAATGGGACCGCGACAACCGGCCGAGCTGGGTCCGGCTGGACCGGGTGCTCACCATGCGCGAGGACAGCATCCGCCGCGAGGGTGCCGTGCTGGACCGGCCCCGGTTCGACCGGGTCGGGCAGGCGTTGCGCGCCAGCTACGGCTGGCGCTGACCGTCTCCTTCGAAAGCCCGTCGGTGGTCAGGCCGGCTCGCGGCTCGGGCCTACTGCGGCGCCCTGTGCGTCCGGTGGCGGGTACGGCTGGTCGGCGAGCAGCCGGGCCAGGTGTGCGGTGTTGAGCGCCAGCGCCTTCGTGGTGCGGCCGGTGGTGTCCGGCTTGGGGCCGGCGTCGCGGTAGTCCACCTTGTGCAGTGCCTCACCGACCCAGTAGGTCGCGGCGGCGGCGGCGAGGGTGAACCCGACCTCGTTGAGTGCCTGCTGCACCTGGCCGATGGTGTGGTGCGCGCCGTCCTCGTTGCCGACGACGGCGACACCCGCCACCTTGCCGTAGGTGCGTAGCCGACCCTCGGCGTCGGTCTCGGAGAGTTCGGCGTCGAGGCGTTCGAGGACCATCTTGCAGACGCTGGCCGGCTGACCGAGCCAGATCGGTGTGGCGATGATCAGCACCTGGGCCGCCACCAGTTTGGCGCGGATCGCCGGCCAACCGTCGCCGTTGCCCTCATCCGTGGACACGCCGAAGCGCACGTCATGGTCGACCACCCGGACCAGTTCGCCCTCCACGCCCTGCGCGGCGAGCTCGGCCAGCACCTCCAGACCGAGTTGTTCGGAGCTGGACGGGGCCGGCGACGGCTTGAGGGTGCAGTTGAGTACGAGGGCGCGAATGCTCGCCACGTTGGTTCCTTTCGGCCGTCGTATGGGGGTACCGCTTCCCCATACCCGGGCTGCGTTCCTGAACACCCTCGTGGGCGGGCCGACCGGACGTGGCGGAAGCGCATGACGCCACGGTGCTGAGCTGTATATTCAACCGCAAGGTTGATTAGCCGAATGGTTGAAAGCGACAAGATGCCAGCAGATCCAGTCAGCTCCGTGTTCGCCGCGCTCGCCGACCCGACGCGGCGGGCCATCTTGGCCCGGCTGGCGACCGGCGAGGCGACGGTCAACGAGTTGGCGGCGCCGTTCCCGATCAGCGTCCAGGCGATCTCCAAGCACCTCGCCGTGCTGGAACGGGCCGGGCTGATCGTGCGGACCCGTGACGCGCAGTGGCGTCGCTGCCGGCTCGACCCGGCGCCGCTGCGGACGCTCGCCGAGTGGGTCGACCAGTACCGCCGACTCTGGGACGACCGTTACGACACCTTGGACGACTATCTACGCGACCTGAAGGAGACCCACCATGAGCAAGCTCCCTAACCTGACGATCGACCTGCCGTCCGACCAGGAGATCACCCTCACCCGGTCCTTCGACGCTCCGCGCGAACTGGTCTACGCCGCGCACACCCAGCCGGAGCACCTGAAGCACTGGTGGGGGCGGGGCAACCCGCTGGACGTCGAGATCGACTTCCGGGTGGGCGGCCGTTACCGCTACGTCGAGCACGCCGACGACGGCAACGACTACGCCTTCCGGGGTGAGTTCCGGGAGATCGTCGCACCGGAACGGATCGTGCAGACCTTCGAGTTCGAGGGCATGCCCGGCCACGTGGCGGTGGAGACACTGATCTTCACCGAGCAGGACGGGCGGACCGTCGTCACGGGCACCACCCGCTTCGACACCACGGAGGAGCGCGACGGCCTCGTCGACTCCGGCATGACGCAGGGCGCCGCCGAGTCGTACGCCGCGCTGGACCGGCACCTGGCTGCCACGCAGCGCTAACCCCGCCGGCCCGTAAGACAGAGGGGCCGTTATTCACCCCCCACCCTCGCCGATCATGGAGTTGTGGTGGGCGACAAAGTAACGGCTACAGCGCCAAAATGGACACCGTACCTCCATGATCGACCCAGCACGTCTCCGTGCTGAGCGGCGACCGCAACCGCCTAGGGCGGAAAAGGCAACGGCAAGGAGGTGTAGTCACTCCTTGCCACCTCCAACATATATCGCACCCGGGGTCTTGCCGCAAGACCCGGGTGGTGCTGCAGAATCTCCAGCCGAAGCCCAAAACTGGGGAAATCGGGGGATTTCATGATCGACGTGATCATTGCCGGCGGTGGACCGACCGGCCTGATGCTGGCCAGTGAGTTGCGGTTGCACGGGGTGCACGTGCTCGTGCTGGAGAAGGAGACCGAGCCGACCAGGTACGTCCGCGCGCTCGGCCTGCACGCGCGCAGCATCGAGGTGCTGGACCAGCGCGGTCTGCTGGAGCGGTTCCTCGCGCTCGGCAAGCAGTACCCGGTTGGTGGCTTCTTCGCCGCCATCCCCAAGCCGTCCCCGGGCGGGCTGGACACCGCACATCCCTATGTCCTCGGCATCCCGCAGACCATCACCGACCGCCTGCTGGCCGAGCACGCCGGTGACGTCGGCGTGGAGATCCGGCGCGGCTGCGAACTTGTCGGGCTGAGCCAGGACGACCACGGGGTGACCGCGGAGCTGGCTGACGGCACGCAGCTGCGCTCGCGCTACCTCGTCGGATGCGACGGCGGTCGCAGCACGGTGCGCAAGCTGCTCGGCGTCGGCTTCCCCGGTGAACCCAGCAGGGTCGAGTCGTTGCTCGGCGAGATGGAGGTGGGCGTACCGCCGGAGACGGTGGCCGACGTGGTGGCCGAGGTCCGCAAGACCCACCTTCGGTTCGGTCTCGGGTCCCTCAGCGGGGACGGGGTGTACCGGGTCCTCGTGCCCGCCGAGGGGGTGGCCGAGGATCGCTCGGTCCCGCCGACCATCGAGGAGTTCAAGCAACAACTGCGGGTGTACGCGGGCACCGACTTCGGCGTGCACTCACCGCGCTGGCTCTCCCGCTTCGGCGACGCCACCCGGCTGGCCGAGCGCTACCGGACCGGCCGGGTGCTGCTGGCCGGCGACGCGGCACATATCCACCCGCCGACCGGGGGGCAGGGGCTCAACCTCGGCATCCAGGACGCGTTCAACCTCGGCTGGAAACTGGCCGCCGACGTCAACGGCTGGGCGCCGGAGGGGCTGCTGGACAGCTACCACACCGAACGGCACCCGGTGGCCGCCGACGTGCTGAACAACACCCGCGCGCAGATGGAGCTGCTGTCACCCGCACCGGGACCCCGATCGATACGCCAACTGCTGTCGGAGCTGATGGACTTCGAAGACGTCAACCGGTACCTGATCGAGAAGATCACTGCGATCGGCGTCCGCTACGACGTCGGCGAGGGGCACGATCTGCTCGGCCGCCACATGCGGGACGTGCGGCTGAAGCAGGGGCGCCTCTACGAGCTGATGCACGGAGGCCGCGGACTGCTTCTCGATCAGACCGGCCGGCTCTCGGTCGCCGGGTGGGCGGAGCGGGTCGACCACGTCGTCGACGTCAGCGAGGAACTGGACGTGCCCGCCGTGCTGCTACGGCCGGACGGCCACGTGGCCTGGGTCGGCGACGAACAGACCGACCTGCTGAGTCAGCTGCCACGGTGGTTCGGGGCACCCGCCAACTGAGCGCGCCGGACCGGTCAGCGCTCCGCCGGGCGAGCGCTGTCGACCAGTTGCCGGGGTGACCGGGCGCCGCCGAGGCTCTTCGCCTGGTACATGGCCGCGTCGGCGCGACTGAGCGCGTCGGTGAGCTGAGCCGGGCCGGTCACCGGGGCGAGCCCGACGGACGCGGTGACCCGGACGCTGCACCCGCTCAGCCGGATCGGCGCGGCGACGGTCTCACTGAGACGGCGAGTGGAGTGCTCGATCCAGCGCCGGTCGACCGTCGGGCTGGAGAGCAGCCCGGCGAACTCGTCGCCGCCGAGGCGGGCGACGAGGTTGTCCCCGGCGAAACCGGCGAGCCGTTCGGCCACGCTGATCAGCACCTGGTCGCCGGCGGCGTGCCCGTACCGGTCGTTGATCTGCTTGAAGTCGTCCAGGTCGAGCACGACGGCGATCAACGGCTGGCCGGCCGCGTCGGTGAGCAGGGCGGCCGCCAGGCGGTAGAAGGCGCGGCGGTTGGGCAGCCCGGTGAGCGGGTCGTGACTGGCAGCGTGCCGCTCGGCGGCCAGCTCGGCTTGAAGGTGCCCGATTTCGGCCTCGGCGCGCAGCGACCGTCGGCGTAGTTGCCAGGAGGAGAGCAGTGCGCCGGCCGCGCAGATGCCGGAGGCGACACTCATCGGATCCGGCACGAACCCTCCCATCGCCGCGACCGCCTCCAGCCTTCGGCCGACGCGGCACGCCGCGTCGGGCCCAGTTTTCCCTGCTGGTTGCCCCAATCGGGGTAACGCAAAGTGAACGGATAAGCACCGATCACGTGCGTTATCATGCTCGCCGTCCGGTGCAGATGCAATAGCAGATGCACGTGCAGAACCGTCCACTGTCGATACCGCACCCCCCGCCGTCACCGCTTCTCCCACGGCCACCGGCGGGCTCGTGAGCAGAAAGACGCCCCCATGCAGCAGCCACCCAATGGCGTACCGATCCACCAGTTGCCCCCGCTGAGCTGGCAGAAGAGCCGCCGCAGCAACCCCAGCGGCAACTGCGTCGAACTCGCCGAACTGCCCGGGGGAGCGGGCATCGCGGTCCGCAACTCACGACATCCGGAGGGGCCGGCGCTGATCTACACAGTGGATGAGATCGCCGCCTTCGTGCTCGGGGCGCGCGACGGCGACTTCGATCATCTGATCAACTGACCGTCGCGAGGTGGATCGTCCCGGCGACGGGACTGATTCACCGGTCCGGAGGAGTTCACCTCACTGTCGGTCCATGGCATGCTTACACGTCGGCCGGGCCGGGGTGCCCGCCGCGATGGGTCGGTATCCGGAGGTCCGCACGTGACGATGGTTCCCGCCGAGGGTGGCCCGACAACCGGGCCGACCGTGCTGCGCATGCTGCTCGGCGCCCAACTGCGCCGTCTGCGGGAATCCAGTGGGGTGACCCGAGAGGGCGCCGGCTGGGAGATCCGCTCCTCCGAATCCAAGATCAGTCGGATGGAGCTGGGTCGGGTCGGCTTCAAGGAACGCGACGTCGTCGACCTGCTGACCCTCTACGGCGTCACCGAGGAACACGAGCGCGAGGCGCTGCTCAAGCTTGCGCGGGACGCCAACAGCCCTGGCTGGTGGCATCGCTACGGCGACGTGTTGCCGACCTGGTTCCAGTCGTACCTGGGCCTGGAGGCCGCAGCCGCGCTGATCCGTAGCTACGAGGTGCAATTCGTGCCCGGCCTCCTGCAGACCCCGGAGTACGCGCGGGCGGTAGTGCTGCTCGGGCACGGCGCGGCCGGTCCGGAGGAGATCGATCGACGCGTCGCCCTGCGGATGCAGCGCCAGCAGTTGCTCTACCGGGACAACCCGCCCCAGCTCTGGGCCGTGGTGGACGAGGCAGCGTTGCGCCGCCCGATCGGCGGTGCCGCGGTCATGCGTGGCCAGCTCACCGCGCTCATCGAGGCGACCAAGTCGCCCAACATCCGGCTCCAGGTCATCCCGTTCGCCGCCGGCGGCCACGCCGCGGCCGGTGGTGCCTTCACCATCCTGCGCTTCGGTGACCAGGAGTTGCCCGACATCGTCTACATCGAACAGCTCACCAGTGCCATCTACCTCGACAAACGCGACGACCTGGATTACTACGCGGTGGCCATGGAACGGCTCTGTGTCGAGGCCGAGCCGCCGGAGCGTACGTCGGAGATCCTCGGGGGCATGCTGGACGACCTCTACCCGGCCTGACCGTCGAACGGGCCGGCGGCTGCCCCTCAGGTGGCACTAGCATGGTCAACGACCAGTGACAGTGGACAGACGCCATCGCGGAGGCAGCCTTGACCACCGATGCATCACGCGCGACGGCCGGCTCGCCGAGCGACCGGATCGACACCTCGGTGGCGCACCCGGCCCGCCGCTACAACTACTGGCTGGGCGGCAAGGACAACTTCCAGGCCGACCGGGAGTCCGGCGACGTGATGGCGGCCGCCTTCCCGACCATCCGCACCTCCGCGCTGGAGAACCGCCGCTTCCTGCAGCGGGCGGTGGGTTACCTGGCCCGCGAGGCCGGCATCCGGCAGTTCCTCGACATCGGCACCGGCATCCCGACCGCCAACAACACCCACGAGGTCGCCCAGGGCATCGCGCCGGAGTCCCGGGTGGTCTACGTGGACAACGACCCGATCGTGCTGGCCCACGCTCGCGCGTTGTTGACCAGCTCGTCGGAGGGCGCCACCGCCTACATCGACGCCGACCTGCGCGACCCGGAGCGGATCCTCGCCCACCCGGAGCTGAGACGCACCATCGACCTGTCGCAGCCGGTCGCCCTGATGCTGGTGGCGGTCCTGCACTTCGTGCCCGACGACGACGACCCGTCCGCACGGGTGCGGCACCTGATCGACGCGCTGCCGGCGGGCAGTTACCTGGTCGCCTCCCACGCCACCCACGAATACCTTCCGCCGGAGGTCGCCGAGCAGGCCAAGGCCGCTGCCAAGGGCGGCGGCCCGCACGGGCTGATCAACCTGCGGACCAGGGACGAGTTCGCCCGCTTCTTCACCGATCTCGACGTGGTCGAGCCGGGCATCACCTCGGTCGCGGAGTGGCGGGCCGAGAGCGAGCCGCAGCCGCGTCCCTCGGTCGTCGAGGTGAGCATGTACGGCGGCGTCGCCCGCCTGCCCTGACCGTGGGCGGGCGGCACTCCCGAACCAGGGCGTTCAGCTGCCCGGAGCGTCGTAGCGCGCGCGGGCCGTGTGCACCTCGCCGATGTGCGTCTCGGCCCATGCCTTGATGGCCCGCTGCACCGGCAGCAGGCTCTCGCCCAGCGGGGTGAGCTGGTAGTCGACCCGGGCCGGCACGTCGGCGGTCACCGATCGGCTGACCAGGCCGTCACGCTCCAGCTTGCGCAGCGTCTGGGTGAGCATCTTCTGACTCGCCCCGGCCACCGTGCGGGCCAGTTCGCTGTGCCGTTGCGGCCCGTCGGCCAGTGCGCTCACCACCAGCGTCAACCATTTGTCGCTGAGCGTCGCGAGCAGCTCGTGACCCGGGCACTCGGCCAGGAACGCGTTGTAGGAACGCCGGTCCCGCTCGCGGCGCTCGCCGGCGGTCATGGTGGCCATCGTGTACCTCCCGGGTGCCCAGGGCACCCGAAGGTGCCTCCTTCTCGCCGGAGGGTAACGCTTCTAGCGTCGCTGGCATGAGAGCTGTGATCGTCCGCCGGTTCGGCGGCCCCGAGGTTCTGGAGATCGTCGACCTGCCCGAGCCGGAGCCGGGGGTCGGGCAACTACGGGTGCGGGTGGTCGCCGCCGCCGTCAACCGGATCGACCTGTCCACCCGTAGCGGCGCGTTGAGCGCGGCCGGCCTGCTGCCACCGTTGCCCGTCGTGGGGCTGGGCTGGGACGTGGCGGGGGAGGTGGACGCGGTCGGGCCGGGTGTACGACGGTTCGCGGTGGGTGATCAGGTGATCGGACTGCGGGACCTGCTCTCCGCGCCGGGTGCGCAGGCCGAGTGGGTGGTGCTGGACGAGGGTGCGGTGGCGCTGGCACCGCGTACCGTCGCTCCGGAGTTGGCGGCGACGCTGCCGCTGATCGGTCTCACCGCGGCCCGGTCGCTCGCCCTCACCGGCCTGGACGCCGGGCGGACGCTGCTGGTCACCGGCGGGGCCGGTGGGGTGGGCGGGTTACTGCTCGAACTGGCCGCGCTGCGCGGCATCCGGACCGTCGCCGTGGCCGACGCGCGGGACGAGGAGTTGGTCCGGTCGCTGGGCGCGAACTGGTTCGTGGCGCGGACCGACCGGGTCGGGGCAGCCGTGCGCGCGGTGGTGCCGGGCGGGGTCGACGCGGTGGTCGACGCGGCGGTCATCGGCGTCGCCGCGCACGAGGCGTTGCGGGGCGGGGCAGTGTTCGTCGCGCTGGTGGCGCCGTTCGCCCCGCCCCGCTGCGCGCCACCCGGGTCGTCGTGCAGGAGGTCCATGCCGACGGCGCGCAGCTGGCTGAGCTGTCGGCGCTGGTCGACAGCGGCCAGCTCAGCCTGCGGTTGGCCGGACGGCTGCCGCTGGCCGAGGTGGCGGCGGCACATGAGCGGCTGGCCGGCGGGGGTCTGCGGGGGCGCCTGGTGCTGGAGCCCTGAGGCTTGCCGACGCGTGGATCAAACCCACGTATTGACCGACGCCGACTGGTCGGGTTAGTCTCTGCATCGATACAGACTGGATCGATACAGAGAGGTGCCGGTGAAGCCAACACTGCAAGCCGTGGCCGACGCAGTCGGCGTCTCCCGCAGCACCGTGTCCAACGCCTACAGCCGCCCCGACCAGCTCTCCGCCACCCTGCGCGAGCGGATCCTGGACGCCGCCCGCCAGCTCGGCTACCCCGGCCCCAACCCCACCGCGCGCTCCCTGCGCCGAGGCTTCGTCGGGTCGATCGGGGTGCTGTTCACCTCGCAACTGTCATACGCGTTCACCGACCCGTTCGCGGTCCGCTTCCTCGCCGGGGTCGGCGTGGCGGCCGAGCGGCACAGCACGAGCATGCTCCTGGTGCCGCTGCCCCCGGCGGTGACCGACGCCCGGCGGGCGGTGGAGAACGCCGTTGTCGACGGCTTCTGCGTCTACTGCGTCGCCGACGAGGAGTGGGCGTTGGACGTCATCCGGGAACGCGGGCTGCCGTTCGTCAGCACGGCCGCCCGCGACGATGCCGGCCCCGACGAGCGGTTCGTCGGCATCGACGAGCGAGCCGCCGCGCACAGTGCCGCCGCACACGTGGCGGGCCTCGGTCACCGGCGGGTGGCGCTGCTCGCCGACTCCGTGCTGTCGGACGCCCCGGCCGGCCCCCTCACCCTGGCCGGGGTGGACCAGGTGCCGCACCCCACCACCCGGGGCCGGCTCACCGGCTTCGCCGACGCGTTCGCCGAGGTCGGCGTCGGCTGGGCCGAGCTGACCCTGGTCAACGCCCCGGGCAACAGCCGCCAGGCAGCCGCCGCGGCCGTCGTCGGGCTGTTCGACCAACCCGAACCGCCGACCGCCGTGCTGGCCGGCTCCGACGTGCTCGCGCTCGGCGTGCTGGACGCCCTGGCCGCTCGGCCGTCCCGGGACCGTCCACCCGTCTCGGTGACCGGTTTCGACGACGTCCCCGAGGCCGCCGCGGCCGGCCTCACCACCGTCCGGCAGCCGGCCGAAGAAAAGGGCCGGATCGCTGCCGAACTTCTGCTCGACCCGCCCGCGGACGCCGCGGCCGGTCATGTGTTGCTGCCCACCGCACTCGTCGTCCGGGACTCCACCGGACCTGTCCCGAGGAGTTGACCATGGAACTTCCCACCGGCTACATCACCGCGCTCGACGCGATGAACCGACACGTCAACTCGGCCCGACCGGATGCCCCGGTCCAGGTCGAACGCGCCCGGCCGGCCCTGCTCGTCCCGACCCGGCAGGCCGCCGCCGTCGCCCTGCGCCGGCTCGCCGACCGCATCCAGCCGCGACCGCTGCCCGCCACCTCCCGCTGCTCCTGACCCGGTCGAAACTCATTCTGGTACGCACGGGACGAACAGTGTGGGTCCGGGCACGGAGGGTGGTCGAGTTCAGCATCGCCAGGCAGACTGGTGAAGCCATGTCGCCCTTCATGCCTACCCTCCGTCTCCACGACCGCTACGTACTGCACGAGCGGATCGGCCTCGGAGGCATGTCCGAGGTGTGGCGGGCCGACGACGACGTGCTCGGCCGACCGGTCGCGATCAAGGTCCTCGCCGGGCAACTCGCCGCCGACCCGCAACTGCGGGCCACCATCCAACGCGAGGCCCGCGCGGCCGCCCGGCTGACCCACCCACACGTGACCCAGGTGTACGACTACGCCGAGGCGAACCTGGCCGGCGGCGTCGTGGTCCCGTACCTGGTGATGGAGCTCGTCGACGGCCACAACCTGGCCGACCGGCTGCGGACCGGGCCGCTGCCCTGGCCGGAGGCGGTCCGGGTGGCCGGGCAGATCGCCGCCGCACTGGCCGCCGCGCACCGCATCGGCGTCGTGCACCGCGACGTCAAGCCGGGCAACGTCATGCTCACCGACACCGGCGCCAAGGTGCTCGACTTCGGCATCGCCGCACTTGGCGGGCTCGACGGCCAGTCCGGCGAGCCGCTGATGGGCACACCCGCCTACTTCGCCCCGGAGCGGCTGGCCGCCGGCCCGCCCGACCCGGCCAGCGACGTGTACGCCCTCGGCGTGCTGCTCTACCGCACCCTCACCGGACGGGCGCCGCTGCCCGTGCAGAGCTGGGAGGACGCTCTGGAGGTGCACCGGCGCGGCACTCCGGTGCCGCCGCTGCGGGTGCCCGGCCTCCCCGCCGACATCGCCGAGCTGACCGTCGCCTGCATGGCCACCAACCCGGCCGACCGGCCGAGCGCCGCGCACCTGGCCCGCCGCTTCGGTGCCGGCCAGCCGGTCGAGCCGCCCACCGAGCTGCTGCGCATCCCGCCGGCGGCCCACCCTCCACCCTGATCGACCGCTCGGCGGCCCGCCCCGCGCCGACCGCCGCCGCGCCGGCCCGTCGCCGATCGCGCCGACCCGTCGCCGTTCTCGTCGCGGCCGTCGTCGCCGTGCTGGTCGGCCTCGGCGCAGTGCTCGCCCAGGGCCCCCTCGGCACGCCGGACGCACCAGGCTCGTCCCAGGTCGCCGCCCCGCCGGCGACCCCCGCCCCCACACCCACGACGCAATCGCCGACCCCGGCGACAACGTCCTCGCCGTCACCCCCGGCCGACAACACCGCGCCCCCGACCGTCGGGCAGCAGGTGCCGGTCAGCCTCCGGGAGGTGACCAGCGACTTCTCCGCCGTCCTCGCCGCGGCGGTCGCCCGCGGCGACGTCGAACGGAAGACCGCCGAGGATCTGCGCGACGACCTCGCCGACCTGAACCGCCGCACCAGGGACCGGGCCAAGCGCGTCGCCGACCTACGGGAACGCATCGCCGAGCTGGTGGACCGCGGCCGGCTACCAGCGCAGACGGGCGCTCAGCTCGACGCTCTGCTCACACAGGCGAGCAGCTTTTCCACCAGCCGTACGGACGACTGATAGCTTCGTCGATGCCGCTGGCATGATGTCCCGATGCGGACACGTCTGATCTTCGTGCGACACGGCGAGTCGCTCCACCAGCTTGAAGGAATCGTGGGCGGACCACGTGGTTGTCGGGGCCTCACCGCCCTCGGCCACGAGCAGGCACACGATCTGGCCAATCGGCTCACCGGCGACGTCGCTGCCGACATACCGGTGGCGGTCTACTCGTCCGTGCTGCGCAGGGCCGTCGAGACCGCGCAACCGATCGGCGCGGCGTTCGGCGTCCGACCCGTGGCCGACTGTGGTTTGTGTACCTGGCACACACCCCCGTACGCCGACGGCCTGCCGACCACCCGCTTCCGCACGGAACACGCGGTGGCCGGTGGGGGTGTGTTTCGGCCGTTCGAGGAGGGCAACGAGAGCTGGGCCGAACTGGTGGTCCGCGTCAGCCGCGCGATCATGGAGATCGCACACCGGCACCGGGGAGCCACCGTGGTCCTGGTCGGCCACAGCGAGACCGTCGAGGGCGCGTTCCATGCGCTCGCCGCGCAGCCGATTTTTCGGGCGTTCGACCTGGACGTGCCCCCGGCCTCGATCACCGAATGGACCACGGACCACGACCCCGGCGGCTGGCCGCCGGCCCGTTGGACGCTGCGTCGCTTCGGCGACACCGGCGGGTGGGCTAAAGCGTGATCCAGTACCGCCGTGCCGGGCACAGGTCGAACCCTTCCGGCGACCGCACCTCATCGGTCGACCGCAACCCGAAACCGTCCTCGTGGAGACCGGGACCCCACTCGTCGTGCGCCTCCAACCAGGCGGCGTGCAGGTGGACGGTGGGCGCGACCAACTCGGGCATCCGGTGACGGTAGCGGTCCGGGGCCTACGAGGGGCACCTGA
The window above is part of the Micromonospora sp. LH3U1 genome. Proteins encoded here:
- a CDS encoding ArsR/SmtB family transcription factor, which encodes MPADPVSSVFAALADPTRRAILARLATGEATVNELAAPFPISVQAISKHLAVLERAGLIVRTRDAQWRRCRLDPAPLRTLAEWVDQYRRLWDDRYDTLDDYLRDLKETHHEQAP
- a CDS encoding DUF397 domain-containing protein, with product MQQPPNGVPIHQLPPLSWQKSRRSNPSGNCVELAELPGGAGIAVRNSRHPEGPALIYTVDEIAAFVLGARDGDFDHLIN
- a CDS encoding NUDIX hydrolase, translated to MPELPRDLPILERRAVRVVVTDGMDRVLLFHTRDPDHPRLGTWWELPGGGMDAGETYRDTAVRELREETGIVVTADQVGAPTWRRRASFLHRQLRHVQDEVVVTVRLAGPGPDVDEAHRLDYEREDYFGFRWWPLPEVVASQERFYPGQLPRLITPLLAGEEIDEPFELWS
- a CDS encoding SRPBCC family protein gives rise to the protein MSKLPNLTIDLPSDQEITLTRSFDAPRELVYAAHTQPEHLKHWWGRGNPLDVEIDFRVGGRYRYVEHADDGNDYAFRGEFREIVAPERIVQTFEFEGMPGHVAVETLIFTEQDGRTVVTGTTRFDTTEERDGLVDSGMTQGAAESYAALDRHLAATQR
- a CDS encoding flavodoxin family protein, translated to MASIRALVLNCTLKPSPAPSSSEQLGLEVLAELAAQGVEGELVRVVDHDVRFGVSTDEGNGDGWPAIRAKLVAAQVLIIATPIWLGQPASVCKMVLERLDAELSETDAEGRLRTYGKVAGVAVVGNEDGAHHTIGQVQQALNEVGFTLAAAAATYWVGEALHKVDYRDAGPKPDTTGRTTKALALNTAHLARLLADQPYPPPDAQGAAVGPSREPA
- the rox gene encoding rifampin monooxygenase is translated as MIDVIIAGGGPTGLMLASELRLHGVHVLVLEKETEPTRYVRALGLHARSIEVLDQRGLLERFLALGKQYPVGGFFAAIPKPSPGGLDTAHPYVLGIPQTITDRLLAEHAGDVGVEIRRGCELVGLSQDDHGVTAELADGTQLRSRYLVGCDGGRSTVRKLLGVGFPGEPSRVESLLGEMEVGVPPETVADVVAEVRKTHLRFGLGSLSGDGVYRVLVPAEGVAEDRSVPPTIEEFKQQLRVYAGTDFGVHSPRWLSRFGDATRLAERYRTGRVLLAGDAAHIHPPTGGQGLNLGIQDAFNLGWKLAADVNGWAPEGLLDSYHTERHPVAADVLNNTRAQMELLSPAPGPRSIRQLLSELMDFEDVNRYLIEKITAIGVRYDVGEGHDLLGRHMRDVRLKQGRLYELMHGGRGLLLDQTGRLSVAGWAERVDHVVDVSEELDVPAVLLRPDGHVAWVGDEQTDLLSQLPRWFGAPAN
- a CDS encoding helix-turn-helix domain-containing protein; the protein is MVPAEGGPTTGPTVLRMLLGAQLRRLRESSGVTREGAGWEIRSSESKISRMELGRVGFKERDVVDLLTLYGVTEEHEREALLKLARDANSPGWWHRYGDVLPTWFQSYLGLEAAAALIRSYEVQFVPGLLQTPEYARAVVLLGHGAAGPEEIDRRVALRMQRQQLLYRDNPPQLWAVVDEAALRRPIGGAAVMRGQLTALIEATKSPNIRLQVIPFAAGGHAAAGGAFTILRFGDQELPDIVYIEQLTSAIYLDKRDDLDYYAVAMERLCVEAEPPERTSEILGGMLDDLYPA
- a CDS encoding OsmC family protein, whose translation is MTIEVRTRSLPGTATALGSAGAYTLVVDRPADAGGGGLGFNGGQLLFLAVAGCVSNDLFREARAAGLDLHRVEVTVRGDFTGDPAVSTEVAYDVRVEGDAPPEVLRALVERVDSIAEIPNSLRGGTPVRLGHTEIVGAGLRRTDA
- a CDS encoding type II toxin-antitoxin system PemK/MazF family toxin → MAGLLRNVAARISRVGAVIPSPRRTGPAPAQVARRRQVSALQRRELTYAPERDGQADPGEIVWTWVPYEDDPRQGKDRPVLVVGRHSRTLFGLMLSSQSERDGQRHWFALGPGEWDRDNRPSWVRLDRVLTMREDSIRREGAVLDRPRFDRVGQALRASYGWR
- a CDS encoding GGDEF domain-containing protein yields the protein MPDPMSVASGICAAGALLSSWQLRRRSLRAEAEIGHLQAELAAERHAASHDPLTGLPNRRAFYRLAAALLTDAAGQPLIAVVLDLDDFKQINDRYGHAAGDQVLISVAERLAGFAGDNLVARLGGDEFAGLLSSPTVDRRWIEHSTRRLSETVAAPIRLSGCSVRVTASVGLAPVTGPAQLTDALSRADAAMYQAKSLGGARSPRQLVDSARPAER